From a single Anabas testudineus chromosome 5, fAnaTes1.2, whole genome shotgun sequence genomic region:
- the tp53rk gene encoding EKC/KEOPS complex subunit TP53RK has product MAVPEFLSKAELLKQGAEARVYRAQFLGKPTIVKERFPKRYRHPVLDEKLTHRRTVQEVRSILRCRRAGISAPVIYFVDYNSHCIFLEEIVGSSTVRDHIASTQWSESCKEQKLEQLAEHVGQILAKMHDEDVIHGDLTTSNMLLRRGPKDVASDIVLIDFGLSYISALPEDKGVDLYVLEKAFLSTHPNTEELFEKLLKSYAASSRKSSAVIKKLDEVRLRGRKRSMVG; this is encoded by the exons ATGGCGGTGCCAGAGTTCCTCAGTAAAGCAGAGTTACTAAAACAAGGAGCAGAAGCTCGAGTGTACCGAGCGCAGTTTCTAGGAAAACCGACGATAGTCAAAGAAAGGTTCCCGAAACGGTACAGACACCCGGTGCTGGACGAAAAACTGACCCACCGCAGGACGGTGCAGGAGGTCCGCTCCATACTGCGCTGCCGGAGAGCAG GCATATCTGCCCCTGTCATCTACTTTGTGGACTACAACTCCCACTGTATTTTCTTGGAGGAAATCGTGGGCTCCTCTACTGTGCGTGACCACATTGCATCCACCCAGTGGTCCGAGTCCTGTAAGGAGCAGAAGCTAGAGCAACTGGCTGAGCACGTGGGCCAGATATTGGCCAAAATGCATGACGAGGATGTCATCCACGGAGACCTGACCACCTCCAACATGCTGCTGAGACGTGGCCCGAAGGATGTAGCGTCTGACATTGTCCTCATTGACTTTGGGTTGAGTTACATCTCTGCTCTGCCGGAGGACAAGGGGGTGGACTTGTACGTGTTGGAGAAGGCTTTCCTCAGTACCCACCCCAACACAGAGGAGCTGTTCGAGAAGCTGCTGAAGAGCTACGCAGCGTCGTCCAGGAAGTCGTCAGCAGTCATTAAAAAACTTGACGAGGTTCGGttgagagggaggaagaggtcCATGGTGGGATGA
- the slc2a10 gene encoding solute carrier family 2, facilitated glucose transporter member 10 translates to MGCSVLHLASVVSTLGGLVFGYELGIISGALLQLKEEFRLSCVQQEALVSSLLIGALLASIVGGCLIDRHGRRKSILLSNVLMLTGSLVLLISSYPALVVGRTTVGFAMCISSMSCCIFVSEMVTPDHRGFLVTLYEAGITVGILAAYAINYMLSDFRRGWRWMFGLAVVPALFQLVSIWFLPSSTEESLNRDCCQTQRDLVSPIETQESDDSKVSSSKENQKFQYDSIYLFQRKDNMRTRTVIGLGLVLFQQFTGQPNVLFYASTIFHSVGFQSNASAVLASVGLGMVKVFATLTSMVFSDRVGRRPLLISGCSVMAVSLITIGALSGHLPMNRNRPCNSEDFIVNITDLPHLTAANQSLFDMTTTEHYRLFQKDSENVQFDQVEQNPLETDSSPRVNGTVANWIIFLCMTAVVSAYSVGFGPMTWLLLSEIFPAAVRGQAFAFTNCFNWAANLLVTFTFLNVIDVIGLSGVFVLYGMTAVVAGIFFYFVLPETKGKSLQEIDKELRLNKWDPQISHSENCCGCLTLRNTSPQYQRVHCHVSTSG, encoded by the exons ATGG GGTGCTCTGTTCTCCATTTGGCCAGTGTGGTGTCCACTCTGGGTGGCCTGGTCTTTGGCTATGAGCTGGGGATCATCTCAGGTGCATTGCTGCAGCTGAAGGAAGAGTTCAGGCTGTCATGTGTCCAGCAGGAGGCTCTGGTCAGCTCTTTGTTAATCGGAGCTCTACTGGCTTCCATTGTAGGCGGCTGCTTGATCGACCGCCATGGCCGCAGGAAGTCTATTCTCCTCAGCAATGTACTGATGCTGACCGGCAGCCTGGTCCTGCTGATAAGCTCCTACCCTGCACTGGTGGTTGGCAGGACCACAGTGGGCTTTGCTATGTGTATATCCTCCATGTCCTGCTGCATCTTTGTGTCTGAGATGGTTACCCCTGATCACAGGGGCTTCTTGGTAACACTGTATGAGGCTGGGATCACTGTGGGCATCCTGGCAGCTTATGCCATCAACTACATGCTGTCTGACTTCAggagagggtggaggtggaTGTTTGGATTAGCTGTGGTACCAGCTTTGTTTCAGCTGGTGTCCATCTGGTTTCTTCCATCCAGCACTGAGGAATCTTTAAACCGTGATTGCTGTCAGACTCAGAGGGACCTCGTGAGCCCTATAGAAACCCAAGAATCGGATGACTCAAAAGTCAGCTCCAGCAAAGAAAACCAGAAGTTTCAGTATGACAGCATTTACCTGTTCCAGCGTAAAGACAACATGAGGACTCGGACTGTCATTGGCCTTGGATTGGTGCTCTTTCAGCAGTTCACAGGCCAACCAAACGTTCTCTTCTACGCCTCCACCATCTTCCACTCAGTGGGGTTTCAGAGCAATGCCTCAGCAGTGCTTGCATCTGTGGGTTTGGGGATGGTGAAAGTGTTTGCTACTCTGACCTCCATGGTGTTTTCAGACAGGGTGGGCAGGAGACCTCTGCTTATCAGTGGATGCTCTGTTATGGCCGTGAGTCTCATTACTATTGGAGCCCTCAGTGGACATTTGCCAATGAATAGGAACAGGCCTTGTAATTCTGAGGACTTCATTGTTAACATAACAGATCTGCCTCATTTAACTGCTGCTAATCAGTCACTTTTTGACATGACCACTACAGAGCACTACAGACTTTTTCAGAAAGACAGTGAGAATGTACAGTTTGATCAAGTTGAACAAAATCCACTGGAAACAGATTCTTCTCCAAGAGTCAATGGCACAGTTGCGAACTGGATCATTTTCCTGTGTATGACAGCGGTTGTCAGTGCATACTCTGTTGGATTCGGACCAA TGACCTGGCTTCTCCTGAGTGAGATATTTCCAGCAGCAGTTAGAGGACAAGCATTTGCATTCACCAACTGCTTCAACTGGGCGGCCAACCTCTTGGTCACATTCACTTTCTTGAATGTTATCG ATGTGATCGGTCTGTCAGGGGTGTTTGTTTTGTACGGGATGACTGCTGTGGTAGCTGGAATTTTCTTCTACTTCGTGCTACCAGAGACCAAAGGGAAGAGCCTGCAGGAGATAGACAAAGAGCTCCGTTTAAACAAGTGGGACCCACA GATTTCCCACAGCGAGAATTGCTGTGGCTGCCTTACCCTGAGAAACACTTCCCCACAGTACCAGAGAGTGCACTGTCATGTTAGCACCTCAGGGTGA
- the LOC113151762 gene encoding gastrula zinc finger protein XlCGF48.2-like, producing the protein MSALDSLKEFIEQRLAAAVEEIFEYFEKTVTKYEQELDRYREVLDIMLLPEIRLRREDVHSLTDRAGMPSGHQEIQSSLQQQFPQPPHIKEEQDGEQLHMLTEFPLISVTVKSEDDEEKIQLPQLHQSQSEENTDADPPENPAADAKDYGGSEPEFKEKHDFSRFSGGKMCEPFTCLFCERCFCSKSELAKHERGHKKKKPYCTSLQQNSRRKSHARDHTGEKPFRCSDCGECFSHHTRLKHHMMCHKAEKAFSGRKFTQKSQIETCEGVCNS; encoded by the exons ATGAGCGCTCTTGATAGTCTGAAAGAGTTCATCGAGCAGCGGCTAGCAGCGGCTGTCGAAGAGATCTTCGAGTATTTCGAGAAAACAGTAACTAAGTATGAGCAGGAGTTGGACCGGTATCGTGAGGTGCTGGACATTATGTTGTTACCTGAAATCAGGCTGCGAAGAGAAG ATGTCCACTCTCTGACTGACAGAGCAGGGATGCCTTCAGGGCATCAGGAGATTCAATCCAGTCTGCAGCAGCAATTCCCACAACCCCCCCACATTAAAGAGGAACAGGATGGAGAGCAGCTCCACATGCTCACAGAGTTCCCATTaatttctgtcactgtgaagagtgaagatgatgaagagaagATTCAGCTTCCACAGCTTCATCAGAGCCAATCTGAGGAGAACACAGATGCTGACCCTCCAGAAAACCCAGCCGCTGATGCAAAGGACTATGGAGGATCAGAACCAGAGTTTAAAGAGAAACACGATTTCAGTAGATTCAGTGGTGGGAAAATGTGTGAACCTTTCACCTGCTTATTTTGTGAAAGGTGTTTCTgcagtaaatcagaactagcGAAACATGAGAGAGgtcacaagaagaagaaaccttACTGCACGTCACTGCAGCAGAACAGTAGGAGGAAATCACATGCTAGAgaccacacaggagagaaaccctTCAGGTGCTCTGATTGTGGTGAATGTTTTAGCCACCACACACGTCTTAAACATCACATGATGTGCCACAAAGCGGAGAAAGCATTTAGTGGCAGAAAATTTACCCAGAAATCACAGATTGAAACCTGTGAGGGTGTCTGTAACAGTTAG